In Streptomyces sp. P9-A4, the genomic window CACGTGCGGCCGGTGTCGGCGGCTGAGTTGTTCGACGGGCTGGGGATCGACTACGAGCACGCCTTCGTTCGTCTGCCGGCTCAGCTGGCGGCGATCGAGTGGCTCACCGCACGGCTGGGCGCGGGGGCGAGGGTGCTCGACGTGGGCAGCGGGACCGGGCGTCCGGTGGCCGACCTCCTCGTGCGGGCCGGCTGTGAGGTGACCGGCATCGACGTGTCCGGCGAGATGGTCGCCCTCGCGAGCGCGCAGGTGCCCGGGGCGGGCTTCGAGCAGTGCGACGTGCGGGCGTTCGGCGCGCCGGAGGGTCACTTCGACGCGGTGTGCGCGTTCTTCCCCCTTCTGATGATGAGCAGGGCGGAGGCGGCCGACGCCCTGAAGCGCATGGCCGGCTGGCTGGCGCCCGGCGGCTTCCTGGTGACGGCGACGGTGCCCGCGGACGTGGAGGACGCCGAGATCGTCTGGATGGAGCGCACGGTCAGGGTCTCCAGCTTCTCGGCGGAGGAGTACCTGCGCCTCCAGCGGGAGGACTGCGGCCTCGACGTCCTGCATCACGCGGTGTCGGTCTTCGCCCCGGACGACGACCGCGCGGCCCCAGAGGAGCACCTCTTCACCTACGCCCGCCGCCCGGCCTGACGGAGGGCGCGGCGGCGGACCGTGCCTGACGTACCGTCAATTGACGCTGTATCAGTTATTGACGGTTCATCAGTTCGGTCACAGAATGCGGTCACCCGACGGAGGGATCGCCCGTGCCTCGACCGTTGCGCGTCATCGCCGCCGCGTTCGCCCTGCTCCTCGTCACCGCCTGCAACTCCGCCTCCAGCGGCGGAAGCACCGCCACCTCCGTACGCGGAGTCACCGTCGACACGATCAAGGTCGGCGGCATCGTCTCCATGACGACCGCCAGCGGATACTCCAAGAAGGACACCGATCTCGGCGCCCGGGCCCGCTACGACCGGGCCAACGCCGAGGGCGGGATCAACGGGCGGAAGATCGAGTACCTGGGCGCCGAGGACGACGGCCAGGACCCGGCCAGGAACCTGGCCGCGGCCCGCAAGCTCGTCCAGCAGGACAAGGTCTTCGCCGTCTCGCCCATGAGCTCGGTCACCTTCGCCGGGGCCGACTTCCTCGATGGCCAGAAGGTTCCGACGGTGGGCTGGGGCACGCTCCCCTCGTTCTGCGGGCCGGAGCACATCTACGGCTTCAACGGCTGCCTCGTCCCGACGCCGGGCGGCACGCTCAACCAGACCTGGCCCGAGAGCCTCGCGGCCGTCCTCGGCGGCTCCCGCGGCAAGTCGGTCGCGCTGATCGCCGGCGACAACGACGCCGGAAAGTTCGGCATCCGCACCTTCACCCAGGGCTTCAAGGCGGCCGGCTTCCAGGTCCCGTACGCCAAGGCCGTGGTGCCGGCGACCTCGATGCCCAGCGACTGGTCGGCGTACACCAAGGAGATCCTCCGCTCGGGCCCCGGCGGCGGCGCGCCCGACGCCGTGGTCTCCGTGATGCAGACGCCGTACAACATCGGCCTCTTCACCGCCCTCAAGCGGTCCGGCTACAAGGGGATCATCTCCGACCCGACGGACTACGATCCCGGACTGCTCGCGAAGGACGCGACGAAGCAGGCCCTCGACGGGGTGCACGTACTGCTGCAGTTCCAGCCCTTCGAGGCGGACACCCCCGCGATGGAACAGTTCAAGGCCGACATCAGGAAGGCCGCCGGAGGCAAGGACGTCCCCCTCAACATGCACATGATGACGGGGTACATGAGCGCCGACCTCTTCCTCTCGATCGCCGGGAGGGCCGGCAAGGACCTCACCGTGGAGTCCTTCCAGAAAGCCGCCGCCGGCTTCTCCGACACCGGCACGCTCGTGGGCGACCGCGCCGAGCCGAAGGGGAAGAAGGAGAGCTTCGGCTGCGGGGCGCTCGTCCGCCTGAAGAACGGGCGGTACGAGGTGGCGGTGCCGTTCAAGTGCTATCCGCCGATCCCCTTCGGCTGAGGGGGCGCGTCACGTGGGTGACCTGCTGGGCTTCGTCCTGAGCGGGCTGGTCTCGGGTGCGCTGTACGCGCTGCTCGCGACCGGGCTCGTGCTCTCCTACTCCGCCTCCGGGCTCTTCAACTTCGCGCACGGCGCCACCGCCTATCTGTGCGCGCTGGCGTTCTACGAGGTTCACTCCGGCTTCGGCTGGCCGGCCGTCCCCACCGCCCTGCTCCTGGTGTTCGTGGTGGCGCCCGGCCTCGGCTGGGGCCTGGACCGGCTGATGTTCAGAAAGCTGGCCAAGGTCGGCGAGACGGCTCAGATCGTGGCCACCATCGGTCTGCTCGTCGCGCTGCCCGCGGCCGGACGATGGGTGGTCGAACTCCTGGAGCGGGCGGGCGCCCCCGTCCAGCCCGCCGAGAACCAGTTCGGACTGCCCGGCGTCGGGCCGAGCCCCGCCGTGTCCTGGCAGCCGTTCGACGGCGTGGGCATCGACTCCGACCAGCTGATCACCTGGATCGCCACGGCCCTCGCGGCGGCCGGACTGTGGGTGCTGATGCGGCACACCCGGCTCGGCCTGCGGCTGCGGGCCGCGGTCGACGACCGTACGCTGACCGAGCTGCGGGGCATCGGCGCGGACCGGCTGTCGTCGATCGCCTGGATGCTGTCGTCCGGACTCGCGGGCCTCGCCGGTGTCCTCGCGACCCCGCTCCTCGGGCTCTCCGCGCACGACTACACCCTGTTCCTGTTCGTCTCGGC contains:
- a CDS encoding class I SAM-dependent methyltransferase, whose product is MDHDDAHVRPVSAAELFDGLGIDYEHAFVRLPAQLAAIEWLTARLGAGARVLDVGSGTGRPVADLLVRAGCEVTGIDVSGEMVALASAQVPGAGFEQCDVRAFGAPEGHFDAVCAFFPLLMMSRAEAADALKRMAGWLAPGGFLVTATVPADVEDAEIVWMERTVRVSSFSAEEYLRLQREDCGLDVLHHAVSVFAPDDDRAAPEEHLFTYARRPA
- a CDS encoding ABC transporter substrate-binding protein → MPRPLRVIAAAFALLLVTACNSASSGGSTATSVRGVTVDTIKVGGIVSMTTASGYSKKDTDLGARARYDRANAEGGINGRKIEYLGAEDDGQDPARNLAAARKLVQQDKVFAVSPMSSVTFAGADFLDGQKVPTVGWGTLPSFCGPEHIYGFNGCLVPTPGGTLNQTWPESLAAVLGGSRGKSVALIAGDNDAGKFGIRTFTQGFKAAGFQVPYAKAVVPATSMPSDWSAYTKEILRSGPGGGAPDAVVSVMQTPYNIGLFTALKRSGYKGIISDPTDYDPGLLAKDATKQALDGVHVLLQFQPFEADTPAMEQFKADIRKAAGGKDVPLNMHMMTGYMSADLFLSIAGRAGKDLTVESFQKAAAGFSDTGTLVGDRAEPKGKKESFGCGALVRLKNGRYEVAVPFKCYPPIPFG